CCTGAGGAAGTTCGCGAACTACGAGATAAACAAGAACAGGGCGGCCGATAAGGAACCGCCCCACGTCAGGATAATGCTCGAACACGAGCTTGCCGACTACGAACCCGGAAGCGACCCCGGAAACCTCAGGTACTATCCGAAGGGCAGGCTGATAAAGGGACTCCTCGAGCAGTACGTTACCGAGAAGGTCATCGAGTACGGGGCGATGGAGGTCGAGACGCCGATAATGTATGACTTTGAGCACCCGGCTCTCGAGAAGTACCTCAACAGGTTCCCCGCAAGGCAGTACGTAGTGAAGAGCGGGGACAAGAAGTTCTTCCTGAGGTTTGCGGCCTGCTTCGGTCAGTTCCTCATAAAGAAGGACGCCACGATAAGCTACCGGAACCTGCCCCTCAGGATGTACGAGCTCACGCGCTACTCCTTCAGAAGGGAGAAGAGGGGGGAACTGTCTGGACTCAGGAGGCTGAGGGCCTTCACGATGCCGGACATGCATACCGTTGCCGGGGATCTGAGGCAGGCCATGGACGAGTTCAAGAAGCAGTACAGACTCAGTATGGAGGTCCTGAAAGGAGTGGGCTTAACTCCCGAGGACTACGAGGTGGCCATACGCTTTACAAGGGACTTCTGGGAAGCCCACAGGGATTTCATCGTCGAGCTGGCGAGGATAATCAACAAGCCGGTCCTCGTGGAGATGTGGGACCAGAGGTTCTTCTACTTCATCCTGAAGTTCGAGTTCAACTTCGTTGACAACCTCGACAAGGCCGCGGCCTTGAGCACGGTTCAGATAGACGTTGAGAACGCCGAGAGGTTCGGCATAACCTACTACGACGAGGAGGGGAAGGAGAGGTACCCGCTTATCCTCCACTGCTCCCCGAGCGGTGCCATAGAGCGCGTGATGTACGCGATGCTTGAAAAGCAGGCTCGCCTTCAGGCAAAGGGCGTCAAGCCGGCCTTCCCGCTGTGGCTCAGCCCGATACAGGCGAGGGTCATTCCGGTTGATGAGGGGGTTCTGGATTACGCCCTCTACGTGGCAGGGAAGCTGGAGGGTGCAGGGATAAGGGTCGACGTTGACGACACGGGCGACAGGCTCGGCAAGAAGATAAGGAAGGCCGAGAAGGAGTGGATACCCTACATAATCGTCGTCGGCGGCAGGGAGAAGGAGGGGAACACGATAACCGTCAGGAAGAGGAGCGGTGAAAACCGCGAGATGCAGCTCGAGGACCTCATAAGGGAGATAAAGGGCCAGACGGAAGGATTTCCCTACAGGCCGAGGCCTTTACCCCTCCTCCTTTCGAGGAGGCCGAAGTTCAGGGGATGAACGGGACATCCTCTTTACCCTTATCTTTTCCCTTCCCCTTCTCTTCGTAACGCTCAGGGAGTAAACCACGGGCTCGAAGTCATCGTAAGGTGCGGATAGGAAGTAGAGCACCTCCCTGAACTCCGTCTCCTTCAACCAGGATCTGGCGAGGAGCAGGTAGTCGCTGATCTCCGAAACCCATGCCGTGAATCCGGTCGATACAACGTCGCTGTTCAGGGATAGAACCAGCACGGAATCCGGTAACCGCTGGTCTTTGGAGGTTATGGTCTGGTTGAGAAGCCTCAGGGTGGGGTCTTCTCCGAGCATGAGGGCAGTACCGTCGAGCGTGTGGATCAGCCTGAGAACGGGTCCCCCCTTCAGGTTCTCGCGGAGATGGGTATCGTAGATGCGATCTATCTTGGGGTTGATGGTCTGGGGATCGACACTATCCAGATAGAAAACGTTTGGAAGCGACGCCCTCGATCCGTACTTTGAGCCGAAGACGTCTATGACCGCGAGTTTCCCCTCCTTTAAAGCGTTCTCCATGTCACAGCCGGAGACACGGGCCTTTCTTACGAGCGACCCGATGGTGCCGGAGTAGTTCGATACGATTCCAAAGTGCCCCTTCTGGACCCCGTGCATGAGCAGGAGGAGGGGGATCCTCCATGCGGAGGAATGGGCGTCGTAGATAACGCTGACTGTGGAACCGGGCAGGTACTTCTCCCTGAAGAGCCTCAGGACGTTCATCGGGGTTCACCCGCACGGTCGGGAGGAGCTGGGATCACCTTCCACCCATCCCGGCCTTTATCTCATCGAGGAACTCCTTCGCCTCTTCGCTGAACTCCCCGGAGGGGACCTCCTCGCCGTACTTGTTGTAGACCTTACCCTCCCGGAAGTTTATCTCGAAGACCTCGTAGAGCTCCTCGCTCCTCTCGTGTTGCTTTATCCCGTGCCACTTGAGGTGGTTCTCGAGGTTCTCAACGTCCACGTACTTCCCGCACACCTCACACCTTTGGAACTGCCAGAAGACGTAGTCCTGACCGGCGAGCATGTTGTCCTTTATGTGGTTGATCAGCGCCCCGCCGAGGTACTCGTAGAAATCCTCCTGAACCAGTTTTCCGTCCTTCTCGACCACCCTGAACCCGTTCCAGACTATGTGGTCGTTTATGTCCGAGAGGGTCGCCTTGAGGTAACGGTAGGTGAGTATGAAAACCCCGTTGTGGACGAAGAAAACGTTCCTGTCGGGAACGGCTATTATCCTGATTCCCTCGCCTCTTTTTTCCGCCATTTTCTCCGCTTCTTCCCTGTTACCGGCAACCTCGATGGTTATCTTAACGTTGCTCTTCTTGTGGACCCCGACGATCTCATCGCCGGTTATCTCCCAGTGGTAATCGTCCAGGTACCTGACCTGAGAGTACACCTTTTTGATCCGGGGGCTCAATCCATTGTAGTCCATCCTCATCCCCCCGGAAGATCGTCCCGGGCGTTAATAAACTTTTAGAAAATTTTAAAAAGGATGGCCTACCTTCCGAAGCGCCTCTGCCTCTTCTGGTACTCGCGGATTATCCTGAGGAAGTCTATCTTCCTGAACTCCGGGAAGTAAACGTCCGCAAAGAACAGCTCGCTGTAGGCGATCTGGTAAAGCAGGAAGTTGCTTATCCTTACCTCCCCGCCTGTTCTTATGACCACGTCCGGATCGGGCATGTTCGGGTAGTAGAGGTATTCCCTGATGAGGTCCTCATCCACATCCTCAGGTTTTATCCTCCCGGCCAGAGCGTCCTTCAGGATGTTCCTCACCGCATCAACTATCTCGCTCCTCCCCCCGTAGGCGAGGGCTATGTTGAGGACGTAGTTTCTGTACTTCCTCGTGGCCCTCTCCGCCTCTTCCGCGGCTTTCCTCACGTTATCCGGAAGAAGCTCCTTCCTCCCGAGGACGTTTACCCTGATCCCGTACTTATGGACCCTCTCGTCTTTTATAAGCTCCCTGAACTTCTCCTCAAAGAGGTTCATGAGGGAGTTTACCTCCTCCTCGCTTCGCCTGAAGTTCTCGGTGGAGAAGGCGTAGACCGTGAGGGTCCTTATGTCAAGCTCGCGGCACCACTCCAGTATTTCCTCAAGCTTCCGGGAGCCGAAAAGGTGGCCGTACCACGGGGGCTTCTCCATCTTCCGCGCCCATCTCCTGTTCCCGTCCATTATTATGGCAACGTGCCTCGGAACCTTTCCCGACTTAACCCTCTCGAGGAGGTAGTCCTCGTAGAGGTTGTAAACCGGCCTTAAAAGAAGGTGGGGAACGTGGGAGATGAGGCGGGAGATCATTTTAATCACTCGATCCTTTTCCTGCCGGAGAGATGCATCCCGGCAAGTTCGATGTAGATCTCGGCGTTCTTCCTCGTCCACTCGATCTCATCGTCTCTGAGCTCCCTTACCACCCTGCCCGGAACTCCAACGACGAGGCTGTAGTCCGGGATCTCCTTGCCCGGTGGAACGAGCGCCCCGGCACCTATGACGACGTGCTTTCCTATCCTTGCACCGTCGAGCACCACGGCACCCATGCCTATTATGGTGTAGTCTCCTATCTCAGCCCCGTGGACGACCGCGTTGTGGCCGATGGTAACGTACCTTCCCACTATGGTGGGCTGTCCGTGGGAGGTGTGTATGCTGACGTTGTCCTGAACGTTCGAGCCCTCTCCGATGTGGATCCTCTCTATGTCTCCCCTCAGAACGGCACTCGGCCAGACGCTCGTTCTGGCCTCGAGAACCACGTCCCCTATGACAGAGGCACTCTCGTCAACGAAAGCCGTCTCGTGAATTACAGGCTTCTTTCCGGCCAGTTCGTAGATCGCCACATCCAT
The window above is part of the Thermococcus sp. P6 genome. Proteins encoded here:
- a CDS encoding threonine--tRNA ligase, whose translation is MRMLLIHSDYLEYEVKDRAIRNPEPIGDEERKGRLDEVLAVFVSVEKVDEGGQEEVVEKALAEIKDVAGRVGTKKVFVYPFAHLSSELAEPGTALEILRMIEKRLREEGFEVKRAPFGYYKAFKLSCKGHPLAELSRTIVPEGKVNVEERNVALEKEEELKSYWYVLTPEGELVEVEKFDFTGHENLRKFANYEINKNRAADKEPPHVRIMLEHELADYEPGSDPGNLRYYPKGRLIKGLLEQYVTEKVIEYGAMEVETPIMYDFEHPALEKYLNRFPARQYVVKSGDKKFFLRFAACFGQFLIKKDATISYRNLPLRMYELTRYSFRREKRGELSGLRRLRAFTMPDMHTVAGDLRQAMDEFKKQYRLSMEVLKGVGLTPEDYEVAIRFTRDFWEAHRDFIVELARIINKPVLVEMWDQRFFYFILKFEFNFVDNLDKAAALSTVQIDVENAERFGITYYDEEGKERYPLILHCSPSGAIERVMYAMLEKQARLQAKGVKPAFPLWLSPIQARVIPVDEGVLDYALYVAGKLEGAGIRVDVDDTGDRLGKKIRKAEKEWIPYIIVVGGREKEGNTITVRKRSGENREMQLEDLIREIKGQTEGFPYRPRPLPLLLSRRPKFRG
- a CDS encoding TBP-interacting protein, whose amino-acid sequence is MDYNGLSPRIKKVYSQVRYLDDYHWEITGDEIVGVHKKSNVKITIEVAGNREEAEKMAEKRGEGIRIIAVPDRNVFFVHNGVFILTYRYLKATLSDINDHIVWNGFRVVEKDGKLVQEDFYEYLGGALINHIKDNMLAGQDYVFWQFQRCEVCGKYVDVENLENHLKWHGIKQHERSEELYEVFEINFREGKVYNKYGEEVPSGEFSEEAKEFLDEIKAGMGGR
- the uppS gene encoding polyprenyl diphosphate synthase, producing the protein MISRLISHVPHLLLRPVYNLYEDYLLERVKSGKVPRHVAIIMDGNRRWARKMEKPPWYGHLFGSRKLEEILEWCRELDIRTLTVYAFSTENFRRSEEEVNSLMNLFEEKFRELIKDERVHKYGIRVNVLGRKELLPDNVRKAAEEAERATRKYRNYVLNIALAYGGRSEIVDAVRNILKDALAGRIKPEDVDEDLIREYLYYPNMPDPDVVIRTGGEVRISNFLLYQIAYSELFFADVYFPEFRKIDFLRIIREYQKRQRRFGR
- a CDS encoding gamma carbonic anhydrase family protein, producing MAIYELAGKKPVIHETAFVDESASVIGDVVLEARTSVWPSAVLRGDIERIHIGEGSNVQDNVSIHTSHGQPTIVGRYVTIGHNAVVHGAEIGDYTIIGMGAVVLDGARIGKHVVIGAGALVPPGKEIPDYSLVVGVPGRVVRELRDDEIEWTRKNAEIYIELAGMHLSGRKRIE